From Haloglomus litoreum, the proteins below share one genomic window:
- a CDS encoding DUF460 domain-containing protein translates to MSTRTSALDAVVFGVDIQSGDVRGDSPSYAVVAFDGENVDRDVVSYRKLTRLIQREEPAIVATDNTFELATDRDDLVRFLRELPSGTKLVQVTGAEQPEPLSRVARRHGVPYGKKPMKEAEAAARLAARNVGQEVSAFADRTTVKVARGRSTGGGGGWSEDRFTRRIHGNVKSKAREVERQLDEAGLEYEQEVTEKYGGYSRALFHVEATPAELPVSRERAGDTRIEIERERKDGIEYSPLVRRRDHVLVGIDPGTTTAVAIVGLDGAVLETLSTRTADTAAVIEWIIERGRPILVAADVEPMPETVEKIRRSFDAAGWVPETDLPVDTKQHRTREEPYDNDHERDAMAAALHAFDDHEDQFERIARKVPAGFDRGEVTARVVAGEESVEAVIDDLTDDPEDETEESTHEPRELTAEEQEIKRLEARVERLESHVEELRGTVQQKDERIAEYEEELSEARREERQEARERREVARLERENDRLERELAEERETVEELEGKLERLKALWRLDHSDFADVADEQAGLVPVKPVAQFTTNAIEDAQERFGLAENDVVLLRDASGAGRRTAELLAETEPRVVLRHGNLSEQADRVLFEHGIPEGPADDVTVQEVDELAVAREREVEAVIDDWEDRAAERRKDQNAEMVDQIISEHRADRPTESD, encoded by the coding sequence GTGAGCACCCGAACGAGTGCCCTCGACGCGGTCGTGTTCGGGGTGGACATCCAGAGCGGTGACGTGCGCGGTGACTCGCCCTCCTACGCCGTGGTGGCTTTCGACGGCGAGAACGTCGACCGGGACGTGGTCTCCTACCGGAAGCTGACCCGGCTCATCCAGCGCGAGGAGCCCGCCATCGTCGCGACCGACAACACCTTCGAACTCGCGACGGACAGGGACGACCTCGTCCGGTTCCTCCGCGAACTCCCCTCCGGGACGAAGCTCGTCCAGGTGACCGGCGCCGAGCAGCCCGAACCCCTCTCCCGGGTCGCACGTCGGCACGGGGTGCCGTACGGGAAGAAGCCGATGAAGGAGGCCGAGGCCGCCGCCCGACTCGCCGCCCGCAACGTCGGCCAGGAGGTGTCGGCGTTCGCCGACCGGACGACGGTGAAGGTCGCCCGCGGGCGCTCGACCGGGGGCGGCGGTGGCTGGTCCGAGGACCGCTTCACCCGCCGCATCCACGGCAACGTCAAGTCGAAGGCCCGCGAGGTCGAGCGACAACTGGACGAGGCCGGGCTGGAGTACGAACAGGAGGTCACGGAGAAGTACGGCGGCTACTCGCGGGCGCTGTTCCACGTCGAGGCGACCCCCGCCGAACTCCCGGTCTCACGGGAGCGCGCCGGGGACACGCGCATCGAGATCGAGCGCGAGCGCAAGGACGGCATCGAGTACTCGCCGCTCGTGAGGCGCCGCGACCACGTCCTCGTCGGCATCGACCCCGGGACGACCACCGCGGTCGCCATCGTCGGGCTGGACGGCGCGGTGCTGGAGACGCTGTCGACCCGCACGGCGGACACGGCTGCCGTCATCGAGTGGATCATCGAGCGCGGACGACCCATCCTCGTGGCGGCCGACGTCGAGCCGATGCCCGAGACCGTCGAGAAGATCCGCCGCTCGTTCGACGCCGCCGGGTGGGTCCCGGAGACGGACCTCCCGGTCGACACCAAGCAGCACCGCACCCGAGAGGAACCCTACGACAACGACCACGAGCGCGACGCGATGGCCGCCGCGCTCCACGCCTTCGACGACCACGAGGACCAGTTCGAGCGCATCGCCCGCAAGGTCCCCGCGGGCTTCGACCGCGGCGAGGTGACCGCCCGCGTGGTCGCGGGCGAGGAGTCCGTCGAGGCCGTCATCGACGACCTGACCGACGACCCCGAGGACGAGACGGAGGAGTCGACCCACGAGCCCCGCGAACTCACCGCCGAGGAGCAGGAGATCAAGCGGCTGGAGGCCCGCGTCGAGCGCCTGGAATCGCACGTCGAGGAGCTCCGCGGGACCGTCCAGCAGAAGGACGAGCGCATCGCCGAGTACGAGGAGGAACTCAGCGAGGCCCGGCGCGAGGAGCGCCAGGAGGCCCGCGAGCGCCGCGAGGTCGCCCGCCTCGAACGCGAGAACGACCGCCTCGAACGCGAACTCGCCGAGGAGCGCGAGACCGTCGAGGAGCTGGAGGGCAAACTGGAGCGGCTGAAGGCGCTCTGGCGCCTCGACCACTCGGACTTCGCCGACGTGGCCGACGAGCAGGCCGGCCTCGTCCCGGTCAAGCCCGTCGCACAGTTCACCACCAACGCCATCGAGGACGCCCAGGAGCGGTTCGGGCTCGCCGAGAACGACGTGGTCCTCCTCCGGGACGCGTCGGGCGCCGGTCGGCGCACGGCCGAGCTGCTCGCCGAGACCGAGCCCCGGGTCGTCCTGCGTCACGGTAACCTCTCCGAGCAGGCCGACCGGGTACTGTTCGAGCACGGCATCCCGGAGGGGCCGGCCGACGACGTGACCGTCCAGGAGGTCGACGAACTGGCGGTCGCCCGCGAGCGCGAGGTCGAGGCCGTCATCGACGACTGGGAGGACCGGGCCGCCGAGCGCCGGAAGGACCAGAACGCGGAGATGGTCGACCAGATCATCAGCGAGCACCGGGCCGACCGGCCGACCGAGAGCGACTGA
- a CDS encoding HIT family protein, translating into MSQDYECPFCEIVGGEAAASVVAETDETLAFVDLNPATEGHTLVIPKEHAAGLEGLDPAVGGRLFEEGMAIAAAAREALDPDGINFFLADGVAAGQEVFHVHLHVVPRYEGDDVQFVAEQSRADREELDAVADRLRGAR; encoded by the coding sequence ATGTCCCAGGACTACGAGTGCCCGTTCTGTGAGATCGTCGGGGGCGAGGCGGCGGCGAGCGTCGTCGCCGAGACCGACGAGACGCTCGCGTTCGTGGACCTCAATCCCGCGACCGAGGGCCACACGCTGGTCATCCCCAAAGAGCACGCTGCCGGGCTCGAGGGGCTGGACCCGGCGGTCGGCGGGCGACTGTTCGAGGAGGGGATGGCGATAGCGGCCGCGGCCCGCGAGGCGCTCGACCCCGACGGCATCAACTTCTTCCTGGCCGACGGGGTCGCTGCGGGCCAGGAGGTGTTCCACGTCCACCTGCACGTCGTTCCGCGGTACGAGGGCGACGACGTACAGTTCGTGGCCGAGCAGTCCCGGGCCGACCGCGAGGAGCTGGATGCGGTCGCCGACCGACTTCGCGGGGCGCGGTGA
- a CDS encoding GNAT family N-acetyltransferase gives MIIREATPEDADDIAAVAADAWWAGPASALSADAVRLALADLYDESFLAEVAAEAADEEDFRFLVAVAEEGADGDGDGEVVGFASATREWTDEAELFTLYVDPDHWGEGIGTALLTELESWAAGRGAERLVCSALADNTVAVGYLESRGFERIREVEAEVGGETVGEYEFEKPLD, from the coding sequence ATGATCATCCGCGAGGCCACGCCGGAGGACGCCGACGACATCGCCGCGGTCGCCGCGGACGCGTGGTGGGCGGGCCCCGCATCGGCGCTGTCGGCCGACGCCGTCCGACTGGCGCTGGCCGACCTCTACGACGAGTCGTTCCTCGCGGAGGTGGCCGCCGAGGCTGCCGACGAGGAGGACTTCCGGTTCCTCGTGGCCGTCGCCGAAGAGGGGGCGGACGGCGACGGTGACGGCGAGGTGGTCGGTTTCGCGAGCGCGACCCGCGAGTGGACCGACGAGGCCGAACTGTTCACGCTCTACGTCGACCCGGACCACTGGGGCGAGGGCATCGGGACGGCACTGCTGACGGAACTGGAGTCGTGGGCCGCCGGGCGCGGGGCGGAACGGCTCGTCTGCTCGGCGCTCGCCGACAACACCGTCGCGGTCGGCTACCTCGAATCGCGCGGCTTCGAGCGGATACGCGAGGTCGAGGCCGAGGTGGGCGGTGAGACCGTCGGGGAGTACGAGTTCGAGAAACCCCTCGACTGA
- a CDS encoding helix-turn-helix transcriptional regulator has protein sequence MESSLREHREHEGLSQGGLAEAVGVTRQTINAIERERYDPSLELALKLANHFDCPVEELFWLEG, from the coding sequence ATGGAGTCGAGCCTCCGCGAACACCGCGAGCACGAGGGGCTGAGCCAGGGCGGCCTGGCCGAGGCCGTGGGGGTCACGCGCCAGACCATCAACGCCATCGAACGGGAGCGCTACGACCCGTCGCTCGAGCTGGCGCTGAAGCTCGCGAACCACTTCGACTGCCCCGTCGAGGAGCTGTTCTGGCTGGAGGGGTAG
- the eif1A gene encoding translation initiation factor eIF-1A — MSEDDGGRKNLRMPDDDEVFAVVTEMLGANRVKVRCMDGKERTARIPGRMQKRIWIREDDVVLVEPWDWQDEKGDITWRYDKQDADQLREEGHISA, encoded by the coding sequence ATGAGCGAGGACGACGGCGGCCGGAAGAACCTCCGCATGCCGGACGACGACGAGGTGTTCGCGGTCGTCACGGAGATGCTCGGTGCGAACCGGGTGAAGGTCCGGTGCATGGACGGGAAGGAGCGAACCGCGCGCATCCCGGGGCGGATGCAGAAGCGCATCTGGATCCGCGAGGACGACGTGGTCCTCGTGGAGCCCTGGGACTGGCAGGACGAGAAGGGCGACATCACGTGGCGCTACGACAAGCAGGACGCCGACCAGCTCCGTGAGGAGGGCCACATCTCCGCCTGA
- a CDS encoding alpha/beta fold hydrolase, with amino-acid sequence MLDVEPMDHEQWTAEQETTSVIVDDHSVRMAYRDAGPTERDEPRDTLVFVHGVPTWGYLWRRVAPAFEDEFRVVVPDMVGYGNSSMREGFDRSIRAQEQALDGLLADLGVDSFTFVGHDIGGGAALRFAAHQPERVRRFVASNLVCYDSWPVEFIVNLGLPRTEGMDREEFVGQLDFAFAEGAAADDPDEAFVAGMQAPWLREGGQRAIARAAVATNTNHTTEIDYDAIDTDLLCLWAEDDVMQPIEYGERLAEDVGGEVVRLSGAYHWVPEDVGGEYREELADFLDG; translated from the coding sequence ATGCTGGATGTCGAGCCCATGGACCACGAGCAGTGGACCGCCGAGCAGGAGACGACGAGCGTCATCGTCGACGACCACAGCGTCCGGATGGCCTACCGCGACGCGGGCCCGACCGAGCGCGACGAGCCACGCGACACGCTTGTCTTCGTCCACGGGGTGCCGACGTGGGGCTACCTCTGGCGGCGGGTCGCGCCCGCCTTCGAGGACGAGTTCCGCGTCGTCGTCCCGGACATGGTCGGCTACGGCAACTCCTCGATGCGCGAGGGGTTCGACCGCTCCATCCGCGCCCAGGAGCAGGCGCTCGACGGCCTGCTCGCGGACCTCGGCGTCGACTCGTTCACGTTCGTCGGGCACGACATCGGCGGCGGCGCGGCGCTCCGGTTCGCCGCCCACCAGCCCGAGCGGGTGCGTCGGTTCGTCGCCTCCAACCTGGTCTGCTACGACTCCTGGCCCGTCGAGTTCATCGTGAACCTCGGACTCCCGCGGACGGAGGGCATGGACCGCGAGGAGTTCGTCGGGCAACTGGACTTCGCGTTCGCCGAGGGCGCGGCCGCGGACGACCCGGACGAGGCGTTCGTCGCGGGGATGCAGGCGCCGTGGCTCCGCGAGGGCGGCCAGCGCGCCATCGCCCGCGCGGCGGTCGCGACGAACACGAACCACACGACCGAGATCGACTACGACGCCATCGACACCGACCTCCTCTGCCTGTGGGCCGAGGACGACGTGATGCAGCCCATCGAGTACGGCGAACGGCTGGCCGAGGACGTGGGCGGTGAGGTCGTCCGGCTCTCCGGCGCGTACCACTGGGTGCCCGAGGACGTGGGGGGCGAGTACCGCGAGGAACTCGCGGACTTCCTCGACGGGTGA
- a CDS encoding VOC family protein: protein MSDTDTSLDATLDHTMMRVEDLERSVDWYTTHLDYVEEGRMEADTFTNVFLAPEDRHEEGAVLELTYNHDDRTYDFGDAWGHIAVRVEDVHGAYEELMEEGVEDYRDPESCGGSYAFVTDPDGHEIELVERDHGARWSLDHTMVRVEDAEAAIGWYARKLDYELFRRSEHDSFALYFMKPRDAPDEAMSVELTYNYDGRSYEMGDAWGHVAVRCEDLNDAWATLMDRHAADYRDPESCNQMYAFTKTNDGHEVEIVRR from the coding sequence ATGTCCGACACCGACACCTCGCTCGACGCGACGCTCGACCACACCATGATGCGGGTCGAGGACCTCGAACGGTCGGTCGACTGGTACACCACCCACCTCGACTACGTCGAGGAGGGGCGGATGGAGGCCGACACCTTCACCAACGTCTTCCTCGCCCCGGAGGACCGCCACGAGGAGGGTGCCGTCCTCGAACTCACCTACAACCACGACGACCGCACCTACGACTTCGGCGACGCCTGGGGCCACATCGCCGTCCGCGTCGAGGACGTCCACGGGGCCTACGAGGAGCTGATGGAGGAGGGGGTCGAGGACTACCGCGACCCCGAGTCCTGCGGCGGCTCGTACGCCTTCGTGACGGACCCGGACGGCCACGAGATCGAGCTCGTCGAGCGCGACCACGGCGCGCGCTGGTCGCTCGACCACACGATGGTCCGGGTCGAGGACGCCGAGGCCGCCATCGGCTGGTACGCCCGGAAGCTGGACTACGAGCTGTTCCGCCGCTCGGAGCACGACTCGTTCGCCCTCTACTTCATGAAGCCCCGCGACGCCCCCGACGAGGCGATGAGCGTCGAGCTCACGTACAACTACGACGGCCGCTCCTACGAGATGGGCGACGCCTGGGGTCACGTCGCCGTCCGCTGCGAGGACCTGAACGACGCCTGGGCGACGCTGATGGACCGCCACGCCGCGGACTACCGCGACCCCGAATCCTGCAACCAGATGTACGCGTTCACGAAGACGAACGACGGCCACGAGGTCGAGATCGTCCGGCGGTGA
- the rio1 gene encoding serine/threonine-protein kinase Rio1 yields MADQDVEVDLLEPGEGEGDDFGDEWEELDVSDTEADRIARKRDREFLEFRKRIKDADQFKVEASVFDDATLGALYKLVQDGHIDAFGGPLSTGKEANVYLAAGPESEVAVKIYRINASDFRSMRDYLEGDPRFEGIGSDKKKVVTAWTKKEYANLRRAIAAGVRVPEPIAVQRNVLVMEFLGTDGRRAHRLNEVNVENPETAYEVVREYTRRLYDAGLVHGDLSEYNIVVHEGELALLDLGQAVTVHHPNHREFLERDCRNVADFFARAGAEADADELLDYVTRAREGDEAAPEEAPSVPGAEPDTEPDESAEEPR; encoded by the coding sequence ATGGCCGACCAGGACGTCGAGGTCGACCTGCTCGAACCGGGTGAGGGCGAGGGTGACGACTTCGGCGACGAGTGGGAGGAACTCGACGTCTCGGACACGGAGGCCGACCGCATCGCCCGCAAGCGGGACCGCGAGTTCCTGGAGTTCCGCAAGCGCATCAAGGACGCCGACCAGTTCAAGGTCGAGGCGTCGGTGTTCGACGACGCCACGCTGGGCGCGCTGTACAAACTCGTCCAGGACGGCCACATCGACGCGTTCGGCGGCCCGCTCTCGACGGGGAAGGAGGCCAACGTCTACCTCGCGGCCGGCCCCGAATCGGAGGTCGCGGTGAAGATCTACCGCATCAACGCCTCGGACTTCCGCTCGATGCGTGACTACCTCGAGGGCGACCCCCGCTTCGAGGGCATCGGCTCGGACAAGAAGAAGGTCGTCACGGCGTGGACGAAGAAGGAGTACGCCAACCTCCGGCGCGCCATCGCCGCCGGCGTCCGGGTCCCCGAACCCATCGCCGTCCAGCGCAACGTCCTCGTCATGGAGTTCCTCGGCACCGACGGCCGGCGCGCCCATCGCCTCAACGAGGTGAACGTCGAGAACCCCGAGACGGCCTACGAGGTCGTCCGGGAGTACACCCGCCGCCTGTACGACGCCGGCCTCGTCCACGGCGACCTCTCGGAGTACAACATCGTCGTCCACGAGGGGGAACTCGCCCTGCTCGACCTGGGGCAGGCCGTCACCGTCCACCACCCCAACCACCGGGAGTTCCTGGAGCGCGACTGCCGGAACGTGGCCGACTTCTTCGCCCGCGCGGGCGCCGAGGCGGACGCCGACGAACTGCTCGACTACGTCACGCGGGCACGCGAGGGCGACGAGGCGGCGCCCGAGGAGGCGCCGAGCGTCCCGGGGGCCGAGCCCGACACCGAACCCGACGAGTCGGCCGAGGAGCCGCGATGA
- the rnz gene encoding ribonuclease Z, with protein sequence MSLHVTFLGTGGAVPSVRRNTSALLVRREGDRLLFDCGEGTQRQMMRFGTGFDVSHLFVSHMHGDHTLGIPGLLQTWDFNDREAGLAIHVPNGERRTMRNLLNGTGTEPGFPVRINEVGPGDTALDREEYEVRAFETEHRTRSVGYALVEVDRKGRFDRERAEELGVPVGPKFSELHEGNAVELEDGTVVRPDQVVGDPRPGRTVVYSGDTRPTDATEVVAEDADLLVHDATFAEADADRAPQTGHSTAAEAAELAARAGAKRLALVHISSRYAGRSSVLAEEARATFGGAVLLPDDGDELEVPYPDG encoded by the coding sequence ATGTCCCTGCACGTGACGTTCCTCGGCACCGGTGGGGCGGTCCCCTCGGTCCGGCGGAACACGTCGGCGCTGCTGGTGCGCCGCGAGGGCGACCGTCTGCTGTTCGACTGCGGCGAGGGGACCCAGCGCCAGATGATGCGCTTCGGGACCGGGTTCGACGTCTCCCACCTCTTCGTCTCCCATATGCACGGGGACCACACGCTCGGCATCCCCGGGCTGTTGCAGACCTGGGACTTCAACGACCGCGAGGCCGGCCTCGCCATCCACGTCCCGAACGGCGAGCGCCGGACGATGCGGAACCTCCTGAACGGGACCGGCACCGAACCGGGGTTCCCGGTCCGCATCAACGAGGTCGGCCCGGGCGACACCGCGCTCGACCGCGAGGAGTACGAGGTCCGCGCGTTCGAGACGGAGCACCGGACTCGCTCGGTCGGCTACGCCCTCGTCGAGGTCGACCGGAAGGGTCGGTTCGACCGCGAGCGCGCGGAGGAACTGGGCGTTCCGGTGGGGCCGAAGTTCTCCGAACTCCACGAGGGCAACGCCGTCGAACTGGAGGACGGAACCGTGGTCCGACCCGACCAGGTCGTCGGCGACCCCCGCCCCGGACGCACCGTGGTCTACTCGGGCGATACGCGACCGACCGACGCGACCGAGGTGGTCGCCGAGGACGCCGACCTGCTGGTCCACGACGCCACCTTCGCCGAGGCCGACGCCGACCGCGCGCCGCAGACGGGTCACTCGACGGCGGCCGAGGCCGCCGAGCTCGCGGCCCGGGCGGGCGCGAAGCGGCTCGCGCTCGTCCACATCTCCTCGCGCTACGCCGGCCGCTCGTCGGTCCTCGCCGAGGAGGCCCGCGCGACGTTCGGGGGAGCGGTACTGCTCCCGGACGACGGGGACGAACTCGAGGTCCCGTACCCGGACGGGTAG
- a CDS encoding RimK family alpha-L-glutamate ligase: MAGEEPVRVGVLSLHNSKETKAILNAVEALGHHTEWLRTENTVVRFEDGGTTLSPDVDVVVNRLLLSNTDQPSEELGLAQTVHGLRPMLNPPEATARAAHKTAAAARLVAAGLPVPKTVFALSSDQLNRVREEFGDEAVYKTAIGTHGGGAWKVGLAEPLTAQVGKRRAFLQEVVGRAGEPPRDLRVYVVDGSVVGAMYRYAAESDWRTNVARGGRVEDASDDAPAAVLDLARRAAATMDLDCAGVDLIEGDDRWYILEVNPTAGFKGFYQATGVSPAPHIARMAIEAAGGSVDPALVESLASTLDDSVPACKPVPATEPEAERVTIGFTEQVVVRGTAGSKTVVAKADSGAARTSIDIRLAADIGAGPIHTVSRVRSGSTKQSKARPVVDLVVGIGGEQHTVAANIEDRSHMSHRLLLGRDILRNYTLDVSRRVEDPDEIPAGSEE; encoded by the coding sequence ATGGCGGGTGAGGAACCGGTGCGTGTGGGGGTCCTGAGTCTCCACAACAGCAAGGAGACGAAGGCCATCCTGAACGCGGTCGAGGCGCTGGGCCACCACACGGAGTGGCTGCGGACGGAGAACACGGTCGTCCGCTTCGAGGACGGTGGGACCACACTCTCTCCCGACGTGGACGTCGTGGTGAACCGGCTGCTCCTCTCGAACACGGACCAGCCGTCCGAGGAACTGGGGCTCGCACAGACGGTCCACGGGCTCCGGCCGATGCTCAACCCGCCGGAAGCGACCGCCCGTGCGGCCCACAAGACGGCTGCCGCGGCCCGCCTCGTCGCCGCGGGGCTCCCCGTCCCGAAGACGGTGTTCGCGCTGAGCTCGGACCAGCTCAACCGTGTCCGGGAGGAGTTCGGCGACGAGGCCGTCTACAAGACCGCCATCGGGACCCACGGTGGGGGCGCGTGGAAGGTCGGGCTCGCGGAGCCCCTCACCGCGCAGGTGGGCAAACGCCGGGCCTTCCTGCAGGAGGTCGTCGGCCGGGCCGGCGAGCCCCCCCGGGACCTCCGCGTGTACGTCGTGGACGGATCGGTCGTCGGCGCGATGTACCGGTACGCCGCCGAGAGCGACTGGCGGACGAACGTCGCCAGGGGCGGGCGAGTCGAGGACGCGAGCGACGACGCCCCCGCGGCGGTGCTCGACCTCGCCCGGCGTGCGGCCGCGACGATGGACCTCGACTGCGCCGGAGTCGACCTCATCGAGGGTGATGACCGGTGGTACATCCTGGAGGTGAACCCGACGGCCGGATTCAAGGGGTTCTACCAGGCGACCGGTGTCAGCCCCGCCCCGCATATCGCTCGGATGGCCATCGAGGCGGCGGGCGGGTCGGTCGACCCGGCACTCGTCGAGAGTCTCGCGTCGACGCTCGACGACTCCGTCCCGGCCTGCAAGCCCGTCCCGGCGACCGAACCCGAGGCCGAGCGGGTCACCATCGGCTTCACCGAACAGGTCGTCGTCCGGGGGACCGCCGGATCGAAGACCGTCGTCGCGAAGGCCGACAGCGGCGCCGCGCGGACGAGCATCGACATCCGACTGGCCGCGGACATCGGCGCCGGACCCATCCACACCGTCTCGCGGGTCCGGTCGGGGAGCACGAAACAGTCGAAGGCGCGGCCGGTCGTCGACCTCGTTGTCGGCATCGGTGGCGAGCAACACACCGTGGCCGCGAACATCGAGGACCGCTCGCACATGAGCCACCGCCTGCTGCTGGGACGCGACATCCTCAGGAACTACACCCTCGATGTCAGCCGGCGGGTCGAGGACCCGGACGAGATTCCGGCCGGGAGCGAGGAGTGA
- a CDS encoding MarR family transcriptional regulator — translation MSNDAPDWEFKPRDVYVLRELSRDPQLSSRDLARILEEKYDIDVSHVTVSESIRGMREHGVFREAVIPNEEYYIFGLFEFKLNPENFADGWRDAMEYIRDSPNTLFYFLSDGEYQWKSVMMFSSRQNESKWIHEFYKAHGPVVENIRNSVIHNVLKFRTDPEILASLDEKNPRE, via the coding sequence ATGAGCAACGACGCGCCCGACTGGGAGTTCAAGCCGCGGGACGTCTACGTCCTCCGCGAGCTGTCCCGGGACCCGCAGCTCTCCTCGCGGGACCTCGCTCGCATCCTCGAGGAGAAGTACGACATCGACGTCTCGCACGTCACCGTCAGCGAGTCCATCCGCGGGATGCGCGAGCACGGCGTCTTCCGCGAGGCCGTCATCCCCAACGAGGAGTACTACATCTTCGGCCTCTTCGAGTTCAAGCTCAACCCCGAGAACTTCGCCGACGGGTGGCGCGACGCGATGGAGTACATCCGGGACTCCCCGAACACGCTGTTCTACTTCCTCTCGGACGGGGAGTACCAGTGGAAGTCCGTCATGATGTTCTCCTCCCGGCAGAACGAGTCCAAATGGATCCACGAGTTTTACAAGGCACACGGGCCGGTCGTCGAGAACATCCGCAACTCCGTCATCCACAACGTCCTCAAGTTCCGGACGGACCCGGAGATCCTGGCGAGCCTCGACGAGAAGAACCCGCGGGAGTAG
- a CDS encoding zinc-dependent alcohol dehydrogenase family protein: protein MRAVVFQGPEEPMEVEEVDRPDCPPDGVVIETEACGVCRSDWHAWQGDWSWIGMMMTEGLIFGHEPVGVVAEVGDDVENFREGDRVTNPFNLSDGTCIHCKEGHQNRCERSIPMGFVNFSTGAFAEEYPVRAADTNLIKLPEGVDSVDVAGLGCRFATAFHGIAHRVDVDPGDWVAVHGCGGVGLSAVHTANALGANVIGVDLNEAALEKAEELGADETIKVDDVQDVPQAVKKKTPKSRGCEVSVDALGIAQTCQNSINSLGKGGQHLQIGLTTSEEGGEVSLPVDNIVTDEREFIGSYGMPPHEYDEIFRMMDHGKIDPGAIVSETISLSEVPETIASMGDYDTVGIPVCNKF from the coding sequence ATGAGAGCCGTAGTTTTCCAGGGACCCGAGGAGCCGATGGAGGTCGAGGAGGTCGACCGGCCGGACTGCCCGCCGGACGGCGTCGTCATCGAGACGGAGGCCTGTGGGGTGTGTCGCTCGGACTGGCACGCCTGGCAGGGCGACTGGTCGTGGATCGGGATGATGATGACGGAGGGTCTCATCTTCGGCCACGAGCCGGTCGGCGTCGTCGCCGAGGTCGGTGACGACGTCGAGAACTTCCGCGAAGGGGACCGCGTCACGAACCCCTTCAACCTCTCTGACGGCACCTGTATCCACTGCAAGGAGGGCCACCAGAACCGCTGCGAGCGCTCCATCCCGATGGGCTTCGTCAACTTCTCGACGGGCGCGTTCGCGGAGGAGTACCCGGTCCGGGCGGCGGACACCAACCTCATCAAGCTCCCCGAGGGCGTCGACTCCGTCGACGTGGCGGGCCTGGGTTGTCGGTTCGCGACGGCGTTCCACGGCATCGCCCACCGCGTCGACGTCGACCCCGGCGACTGGGTCGCCGTCCACGGCTGCGGTGGCGTCGGGCTCTCGGCGGTCCACACGGCCAACGCCCTCGGCGCCAACGTCATCGGCGTCGACCTGAACGAGGCCGCACTCGAGAAGGCCGAGGAGCTCGGCGCCGACGAGACCATCAAGGTGGACGACGTCCAGGACGTCCCGCAGGCGGTCAAGAAGAAGACACCCAAATCGCGGGGCTGTGAGGTCTCGGTCGACGCGCTCGGCATCGCCCAGACCTGCCAGAACTCCATCAACTCGCTCGGGAAGGGCGGCCAGCACCTCCAGATCGGTCTGACGACCAGCGAGGAGGGCGGCGAGGTCTCCCTGCCGGTCGACAACATCGTCACGGACGAGCGCGAGTTCATCGGCTCCTACGGGATGCCGCCCCACGAGTACGACGAGATCTTCCGGATGATGGACCACGGGAAGATCGACCCCGGCGCCATCGTCTCCGAGACCATCTCGCTGTCCGAGGTCCCCGAGACAATCGCCTCCATGGGCGACTACGACACGGTCGGGATCCCGGTCTGCAACAAGTTCTGA
- a CDS encoding DUF7470 family protein has translation MDVEETKESLGEVGQKGALALVLGLLVVARENKVAALGVTLVVIGMGMVARGLVESAMEEMGMGGML, from the coding sequence ATGGACGTCGAGGAAACCAAGGAGTCGCTCGGTGAGGTCGGACAGAAGGGGGCCCTGGCGCTTGTACTCGGCCTGCTCGTGGTCGCCCGCGAGAACAAGGTCGCCGCGCTGGGTGTCACGCTCGTCGTGATCGGGATGGGGATGGTCGCCCGCGGGCTCGTCGAGTCCGCGATGGAGGAGATGGGCATGGGCGGGATGCTCTGA
- a CDS encoding DUF2178 domain-containing protein, whose product MAETASPSPLASTRSTYAALWAVGSVLYAGLLLAGYPLFGVAAFVLGGGAAITLHARTDRTVFDERDRDVFGEAGRHTIALLGVTSAVVFPTMVAAEALGYAEWPLWLAYAGYFVAALFAVWGVFVLLARAQRR is encoded by the coding sequence ATGGCCGAGACCGCATCCCCGTCCCCGCTTGCATCGACCCGCTCCACGTACGCCGCCCTCTGGGCGGTCGGGAGCGTCCTCTACGCCGGCCTGCTGCTGGCCGGGTACCCCCTGTTCGGTGTCGCCGCCTTCGTCCTCGGCGGCGGCGCGGCCATCACCCTCCATGCCCGGACCGACCGGACGGTCTTCGACGAGCGCGACCGTGACGTGTTCGGCGAGGCCGGCCGGCACACCATCGCCCTCCTCGGAGTGACCTCGGCCGTCGTCTTCCCGACGATGGTCGCCGCGGAGGCCCTGGGCTATGCCGAGTGGCCGCTGTGGCTGGCGTACGCCGGCTACTTCGTGGCGGCCCTGTTCGCCGTCTGGGGCGTCTTCGTGCTCCTGGCTCGCGCCCAGCGTCGATGA